One genomic segment of Aliarcobacter cibarius includes these proteins:
- the gatB gene encoding Asp-tRNA(Asn)/Glu-tRNA(Gln) amidotransferase subunit GatB, with product MFETVIGLEVHAQLNTNSKLFCSCATSFGEEANSNTCPTCLALPGGLPVLNKEAVHKAIMLGTALKSKINKVSIFNRKNYFYPDLPTGYQISQLEIPVVGLGELTIDFPDGRSKTIGVTRAHLENDAGKNIHSGNHSQVDLNRAGTPLLEIVSEPDMRSAEEAILYLKKLHSIVRYIGISDANMQEGSFRCDVNVSIRPKGDTKFYTRCEIKNMNSFRFIEKAIAYEVNRQIEAWEDGEYEEKVVQETRLFDPSTGETRSMRGKEDAADYRYFPDPDLLPLIITDEMLEEYSKIPELPDEKKARFVKDYGIKEYDASVITSSLEMANYFDSMMNEGISAKNATTWLTVELQGRLKEGVTIEESPIDAKTLATIVKRIEDSTISGKAAKDVLDDLIANNCSDVDATIEKLGLKQVSDDGALLAIIDEILASNADKVAEYKAGKEKMFAFFVGQTMKASKGTANPNKVNELIKERLS from the coding sequence ATGTTTGAAACGGTAATAGGTTTAGAAGTTCATGCACAGTTAAATACGAATAGTAAACTATTTTGTTCTTGTGCAACAAGTTTTGGAGAAGAAGCAAACAGTAATACATGTCCTACATGTTTAGCTCTTCCAGGTGGTCTACCTGTACTTAATAAAGAAGCTGTACATAAAGCTATTATGCTAGGAACTGCTTTAAAATCTAAAATAAATAAAGTATCAATTTTTAATAGAAAAAATTATTTTTATCCAGATTTACCAACTGGTTATCAAATATCTCAATTAGAAATTCCTGTTGTAGGATTAGGAGAATTAACAATAGATTTTCCAGATGGAAGAAGTAAAACAATAGGTGTTACAAGAGCTCACTTAGAAAATGATGCAGGAAAAAACATTCATAGTGGTAACCATTCGCAAGTTGATTTAAATAGAGCAGGAACACCTCTTTTAGAAATCGTTAGTGAACCTGATATGAGAAGTGCAGAAGAAGCTATTTTATATCTTAAAAAACTTCACTCTATTGTTAGATATATTGGTATCAGTGATGCAAATATGCAAGAGGGAAGTTTTAGATGTGACGTTAATGTATCTATTAGACCAAAAGGTGACACTAAATTTTACACAAGATGTGAAATTAAAAATATGAACTCTTTTAGATTTATTGAAAAAGCTATAGCTTATGAAGTAAATAGACAAATTGAAGCTTGGGAAGATGGAGAATATGAAGAAAAAGTTGTTCAAGAAACAAGACTTTTTGACCCAAGTACTGGAGAAACTAGATCAATGAGAGGTAAAGAGGATGCTGCTGATTATAGATATTTCCCAGATCCTGACCTTTTACCTTTAATTATTACTGATGAAATGTTAGAAGAGTATTCAAAAATTCCAGAACTTCCTGATGAAAAAAAAGCTAGATTTGTTAAAGATTATGGAATTAAAGAATATGATGCTTCTGTTATAACTTCATCTTTAGAAATGGCAAACTACTTTGATTCAATGATGAATGAAGGAATTAGTGCTAAAAATGCTACAACATGGTTAACTGTTGAACTTCAAGGAAGATTAAAAGAGGGTGTAACAATTGAAGAATCACCAATCGATGCGAAAACTTTAGCAACTATTGTAAAAAGAATTGAAGATAGTACAATTTCAGGAAAAGCAGCTAAAGATGTTTTAGATGATTTAATTGCAAATAACTGTAGTGATGTAGATGCAACAATTGAAAAACTAGGACTTAAACAAGTTTCAGATGATGGGGCACTATTAGCTATTATTGATGAAATTTTAGCCTCAAATGCAGATAAAGTAGCAGAATATAAAGCAGGAAAAGAAAAAATGTTTGCGTTCTTTGTAGGACAAACTATGAAAGCTTCAAAAGGAACTGCAAATCCAAATAAAGTAAATGAACTAATCAAAGAGAGATTATCATAA
- a CDS encoding deoxycytidylate deaminase: MFNDKSFINIAKEIAKASKCVSKQVGAVIVKDGRILSTGYNGTPPGYQNCCDYWNGEYTKDHHEWSKTYEIHAEMNAIIWAARKGIAIEDATIYVTLEPCSECSKNLIASGIKRIVYEKSYEHTNSSVVSKFLKDNGVKIEQIS; the protein is encoded by the coding sequence AATGATAAGAGTTTTATAAATATAGCTAAAGAAATAGCCAAAGCATCAAAGTGTGTATCCAAACAAGTAGGTGCAGTAATAGTAAAAGATGGAAGAATATTATCAACTGGCTATAATGGAACACCTCCTGGTTACCAAAATTGTTGTGACTACTGGAATGGTGAATATACAAAAGATCATCATGAATGGTCAAAAACATATGAAATACATGCTGAAATGAATGCAATTATTTGGGCGGCAAGAAAAGGAATAGCAATTGAAGATGCGACAATTTATGTAACATTGGAACCTTGTAGTGAATGCTCAAAAAATTTAATTGCAAGTGGAATAAAAAGAATTGTTTATGAAAAATCTTATGAACATACAAATTCAAGTGTAGTTTCAAAATTTTTGAAAGACAATGGTGTTAAAATCGAACAAATTTCATAA
- a CDS encoding NAD(P)H-dependent glycerol-3-phosphate dehydrogenase codes for MKMGAIAVIGAGKWGQALHFALSFNQECYITSRTKKNIKNFVDLDFALDCEYLVIAIPAQEIRAWLKQNFKFKGQKILVASKGIEADTGAFLNDIYSSFIPDENIGFISGPSFAAEVIKALPCALVINSVSKNIYEEYSKFFPNFIKTYYSSDVIGAEVAGAYKNVLAIASGICEGLELGKNAQASLIARGLVEMYRFGKHFGAKESSFLGLSGAGDLFLTANSTMSRNYRVGLGLAKNRTLKDILDDLGEVAEGVKTAFAIDKLSIQHDIYLPIAKEVKLILEGKNPKDSLKDLLNK; via the coding sequence ATGAAAATGGGTGCAATTGCAGTTATTGGTGCAGGTAAATGGGGACAAGCTCTTCATTTTGCACTAAGCTTCAATCAAGAGTGCTATATTACTTCTAGAACAAAAAAGAATATAAAGAACTTTGTTGATTTAGATTTTGCTCTTGATTGTGAATATTTGGTAATTGCAATCCCAGCTCAAGAAATAAGAGCATGGTTAAAACAAAATTTTAAATTTAAAGGACAAAAAATCCTTGTTGCATCAAAAGGTATAGAAGCAGATACAGGAGCTTTCTTAAATGACATCTACTCATCATTTATACCTGATGAAAACATCGGTTTTATATCTGGACCATCTTTTGCTGCTGAAGTAATAAAAGCTCTTCCTTGTGCTTTAGTAATAAATTCTGTATCAAAAAATATTTATGAAGAGTATAGTAAATTTTTCCCAAATTTCATAAAAACATATTATAGTTCTGATGTGATAGGCGCTGAGGTTGCAGGAGCTTATAAAAATGTTTTAGCAATTGCAAGTGGAATTTGTGAAGGATTAGAACTTGGTAAAAATGCTCAAGCTTCTTTAATTGCAAGAGGTTTAGTTGAAATGTATAGATTTGGAAAACATTTTGGAGCAAAAGAGTCTTCATTTTTGGGTTTAAGTGGAGCAGGAGATCTATTTTTAACAGCAAATTCTACAATGAGTAGAAATTATAGAGTTGGTTTAGGTCTTGCAAAAAATAGAACATTAAAAGATATTTTAGATGATTTGGGAGAAGTTGCAGAAGGTGTTAAAACTGCATTTGCAATAGATAAATTATCCATTCAACATGATATATATTTACCTATTGCAAAAGAAGTTAAACTAATTTTAGAGGGTAAAAATCCAAAAGATAGTTTGAAAGATTTATTAAACAAATAA
- a CDS encoding YhdH/YhfP family quinone oxidoreductase has protein sequence MKAFLVEKDNNEQIKSGIKDFEKPVCGENEILIKVNYSSLNYKDALSSVGHPGVTRVFPHITGVDVAGIVEESKSSIFKVGQRVVVTGYDLGMNTNGGHAEYVKVPSSWAIRTPDSISDKVIMTYGTAGLTAALSIQELIKNGINPEDSTVLVTGSTGGVGSISIAILNKLGFNVTAITTKIDKEAYLKSIGANEVIILDDFMMNSSKPLLATKYDAVLDTVGGDILAQSLKQIKYDGVATCCGLTASYELNTNVYPFILRGVRLIGIDSVECRLEKKQSAWEKLAGPWSVECLENIVNEISLNEIKDAYSKLLDGKAVGRYVVKIA, from the coding sequence ATGAAAGCATTTTTAGTAGAAAAAGATAATAATGAACAGATTAAATCTGGTATAAAAGATTTTGAAAAACCAGTTTGTGGTGAAAATGAGATTTTAATAAAAGTTAACTATTCAAGTTTAAATTATAAAGATGCATTGAGCTCAGTAGGACATCCAGGAGTTACAAGAGTATTTCCACATATAACTGGAGTAGATGTAGCAGGTATAGTTGAAGAATCTAAATCATCAATATTTAAAGTAGGGCAAAGAGTTGTGGTTACTGGATATGATTTAGGAATGAATACAAATGGTGGGCATGCTGAATATGTAAAAGTTCCTTCTTCATGGGCTATAAGAACTCCTGATTCAATTAGTGATAAAGTGATTATGACTTATGGAACAGCTGGTTTAACTGCTGCTTTAAGTATCCAAGAACTTATAAAAAATGGTATAAATCCTGAAGACAGTACTGTATTAGTAACTGGTTCAACAGGTGGTGTTGGCTCTATTTCTATTGCTATTTTAAATAAACTTGGGTTTAATGTGACTGCTATTACAACAAAAATAGATAAAGAAGCATATTTAAAAAGTATTGGGGCAAATGAAGTAATAATTCTTGATGATTTTATGATGAATAGTTCAAAACCTCTTTTAGCAACAAAATATGATGCTGTTTTAGATACAGTGGGTGGAGATATTTTGGCGCAAAGTTTAAAACAAATAAAATATGATGGTGTTGCTACTTGTTGTGGATTGACAGCATCTTATGAATTAAACACTAATGTATATCCTTTTATTTTAAGAGGTGTTAGGCTTATTGGTATTGATAGCGTTGAGTGTAGATTAGAAAAAAAACAATCTGCTTGGGAAAAACTTGCAGGACCTTGGAGTGTTGAATGTTTAGAAAATATTGTAAATGAAATATCATTAAATGAAATAAAAGATGCATATTCTAAACTTTTAGATGGAAAAGCAGTAGGAAGATATGTAGTTAAAATAGCTTAA
- a CDS encoding ribonucleoside-diphosphate reductase subunit alpha, whose translation MTIMIQKRNGRKEVLDITKIQKMTIEATKGLDGVSQSELELDSRIKFIDGMSSSDIQDALIKTAVEKIDIDVPNWTFVAARLFLYDLYHRVGIATHGIKGEPYCHLKSYIKFGIEAGRLIPNLAKGYDLDDLNGYIKQERDFLFNYLGVKTLYDRYLIKNNKGEPIELPQQMFMAIAMFLAQNEENKQERAKEFYDVISKFEVMLATPTLSNARTNRHQLSSCYIGSSPDNIEGIFDGYKEMALLSKYGGGIGWDWNQIRSLGGAIDGHKSAAGGTVPFLKITNDIAIAVDQLGTRKGAIAVYLEPWHMDIIDFIDLKKNSGEERRRAHDLFPALWISDLFMKRVLEDSYWTLFDPVEVKDLSECYGEEFEAKYVAYEQNENITKDRMKAKDLWKKILTSYFESGSPFLCFKDTANRVNPNSHVGHIRSSNLCTEIFQNTNPNHYKIKIEFEDGTIKVFEEEDLVKVDGDLEKKANKVTALDSIGGKKIFIVEKEKTDGDTAVCNLASINLSRINTTEDIKRVVPIAVRMLDNVIDLNFYPLRKVKATNLKSRSIGLGVMGEAEMLASSKITWGSKEHFKKVDEVMETISYNAILSSSNLAVEKGVYPTFDGSNWSKGIMPHDFAPQSVNALVEKDLFDSSCDWESLREKVKKDGMRNGYLMAIAPTSSISILVGTTQAIEPVYKRKWFEENLSGLIPVVVPKLSPDTWGYYTPAFEIDQLDLIRAAAIRQKWIDQGQSTNIFMSLDKASGKYLHEIYTLAWKLGLKSTYYLRSQSPEAKNDVEDRSMECAGCQ comes from the coding sequence ATGACGATAATGATTCAAAAAAGAAATGGTCGAAAAGAGGTTCTGGATATTACAAAAATCCAAAAAATGACTATTGAAGCTACAAAAGGACTTGATGGAGTTAGTCAAAGTGAATTAGAATTAGATTCTCGTATAAAATTTATTGATGGTATGAGTTCTTCTGATATTCAAGATGCGTTAATTAAAACTGCTGTAGAAAAAATAGATATTGATGTCCCAAATTGGACATTTGTAGCTGCTAGATTGTTCTTATATGATTTATATCATAGAGTTGGTATAGCAACACATGGAATAAAAGGTGAGCCTTATTGTCATTTAAAATCATATATTAAATTTGGAATTGAAGCTGGAAGATTAATTCCAAACTTAGCAAAAGGTTATGATTTAGATGATTTAAATGGTTATATAAAGCAAGAAAGGGACTTTTTATTTAATTATCTAGGTGTAAAAACTTTATATGATAGATATTTAATTAAAAATAATAAAGGTGAGCCAATAGAGTTACCACAACAAATGTTTATGGCTATTGCTATGTTCTTAGCTCAAAATGAAGAGAATAAGCAAGAAAGAGCAAAAGAGTTTTATGATGTTATTTCTAAATTTGAAGTTATGCTTGCAACTCCGACTTTATCAAATGCTAGAACAAATAGACATCAATTAAGTTCTTGTTATATTGGTTCAAGTCCAGATAATATCGAAGGTATTTTTGATGGTTATAAAGAAATGGCACTATTATCTAAATATGGTGGTGGTATTGGTTGGGATTGGAACCAAATTAGAAGTTTAGGTGGAGCAATTGATGGTCACAAAAGTGCAGCTGGTGGAACTGTACCCTTTTTAAAAATCACAAATGATATTGCAATTGCGGTAGACCAATTAGGTACTAGAAAAGGTGCAATTGCTGTTTATTTAGAACCATGGCATATGGATATCATTGATTTTATCGATTTAAAGAAAAACTCTGGAGAAGAGAGAAGAAGAGCTCACGATTTATTCCCTGCATTGTGGATTAGTGATTTATTTATGAAAAGAGTTTTAGAAGATTCGTATTGGACACTTTTTGACCCTGTAGAAGTAAAAGATTTAAGTGAATGTTATGGCGAAGAGTTTGAGGCTAAATATGTTGCATATGAACAAAATGAGAATATTACAAAAGATAGAATGAAAGCAAAAGATTTATGGAAAAAGATTTTGACTTCATATTTTGAAAGTGGTAGTCCATTTTTATGCTTCAAGGATACAGCAAATAGAGTAAATCCAAATTCTCATGTTGGGCATATTAGAAGTTCAAATTTATGTACAGAGATTTTCCAAAATACAAATCCAAATCACTACAAAATAAAAATTGAATTTGAAGATGGAACTATTAAAGTTTTTGAAGAAGAAGATTTAGTAAAAGTTGATGGAGATTTAGAGAAAAAAGCAAATAAAGTGACAGCTTTAGATAGTATAGGTGGTAAAAAAATATTTATTGTAGAAAAAGAAAAAACAGATGGTGATACAGCTGTTTGTAATTTGGCTTCAATAAATCTTTCAAGAATAAATACTACTGAAGATATAAAAAGAGTTGTCCCAATAGCTGTTAGAATGCTTGATAATGTAATAGATTTAAATTTCTATCCGCTAAGAAAAGTAAAAGCTACAAACTTAAAATCTAGAAGTATTGGTTTAGGAGTTATGGGAGAGGCTGAAATGTTAGCTTCTTCTAAAATAACTTGGGGATCAAAAGAGCATTTCAAAAAAGTTGATGAAGTTATGGAAACAATATCTTATAATGCAATTTTATCAAGCTCAAATTTAGCTGTTGAAAAAGGTGTTTATCCAACATTTGATGGTTCAAATTGGAGTAAAGGTATTATGCCACATGATTTTGCTCCACAAAGTGTAAATGCTTTAGTTGAGAAAGATTTATTTGATTCTTCTTGTGATTGGGAAAGCTTAAGAGAAAAAGTTAAAAAAGATGGAATGAGAAATGGTTACCTAATGGCAATTGCACCAACAAGTTCTATTTCAATTTTAGTTGGAACAACTCAAGCAATTGAGCCAGTTTATAAAAGAAAATGGTTTGAAGAGAATTTAAGTGGATTAATACCAGTTGTTGTACCAAAACTAAGTCCAGATACTTGGGGATACTATACTCCAGCTTTTGAAATAGATCAACTTGATTTAATAAGAGCAGCAGCAATTAGACAAAAATGGATAGATCAAGGTCAAAGTACAAATATCTTTATGAGTCTTGATAAAGCAAGTGGAAAATATTTACATGAAATTTATACTTTAGCTTGGAAATTAGGTCTTAAATCAACTTATTATCTAAGAAGTCAAAGTCCAGAAGCAAAGAATGATGTAGAAGATAGAAGTATGGAGTGTGCTGGTTGTCAATAA
- a CDS encoding OmpA family protein, with amino-acid sequence MTLFKKITYFLIIFVILNIITIYNYDYITGGNKNIPFNFTIEKKDNILNISGVFPNENDSKIVLNSLKIDKSDNIIYDDNTSIDSLLIEKLKPFIEKFKEDSINGSKIIYNSNGLYVIADLKSDESIKALNEINSKNNLFATLNMKVLVKDEKALSKEIEEIKSIVEKDDKKEEVIAPAVVEQVPTIKNIQEQVNNILKTNKITFARASTNLTPESIKTVEEIAKILKNHKYEIEVGGHTDSKGNPTLNQNLSEKRAQSVKDSLINFGINKDSIKSFGYGNKFPIAQEDELGLSEENRRVEIILKEKEVK; translated from the coding sequence ATGACTTTATTTAAGAAAATTACTTACTTTTTGATTATTTTTGTAATTCTAAATATTATAACTATTTACAATTATGACTATATTACGGGGGGAAATAAAAATATTCCTTTTAATTTTACTATTGAAAAAAAGGATAATATTTTAAATATAAGTGGGGTATTCCCTAATGAGAATGATTCAAAAATTGTATTAAATAGCTTAAAAATTGATAAAAGTGATAATATTATCTATGATGATAATACTTCAATTGATAGTTTATTAATCGAAAAACTTAAACCTTTTATTGAGAAATTTAAAGAAGATTCAATAAATGGTTCTAAAATAATTTATAATTCAAATGGTTTGTATGTAATTGCTGATTTAAAAAGTGATGAAAGTATTAAAGCATTAAATGAAATCAACTCTAAAAATAATTTATTTGCTACATTAAATATGAAAGTTTTAGTTAAAGATGAAAAAGCTTTAAGTAAAGAGATTGAAGAGATAAAAAGTATAGTTGAAAAAGATGATAAAAAAGAAGAAGTTATTGCTCCTGCTGTTGTTGAACAAGTGCCAACAATAAAAAATATTCAAGAGCAAGTAAATAATATTTTAAAAACGAATAAAATAACATTTGCAAGAGCTAGCACAAATTTGACTCCTGAATCAATTAAAACTGTTGAAGAGATAGCTAAGATTTTAAAAAATCATAAATATGAAATTGAAGTTGGTGGACATACTGATTCTAAAGGAAATCCCACTTTAAATCAAAATTTATCAGAAAAAAGAGCACAAAGTGTTAAAGATAGTTTGATAAATTTTGGAATAAATAAAGATAGTATAAAATCGTTTGGATATGGGAATAAGTTTCCAATAGCTCAAGAAGATGAGTTAGGTCTTTCTGAAGAGAATAGAAGGGTTGAAATTATTTTAAAAGAGAAGGAAGTTAAATAG
- a CDS encoding ribonucleotide-diphosphate reductase subunit beta, producing the protein MERKTNYNPESKESLNDRRVFGGNPDGMINFTRMKYQWALNLWDMMEANTWFPREVQMTQDAKDYKYLTPAEKRMYDLVLSQLIFMDSLQTNNLMDNINPYITAPEINACLSRQSYEEANHSKSYAVMVESISDNTDLIYDMWKNDAKLKEKNTYIASVYKNLSHGELTDTKLLLALFANQILEGLYFYAGFAAIYALGKSGKMLGSSQMIRFIQRDEVTHLLLFQNMINSVRKERPDLFTDELERTVRDMFRKAVELESSWGAYITQGQILGFTDGIIRQYIEYLADRRLEAVGYKPEYNVKHPIPWVDGYASFNDQRTNFFEGNVVNYSKGSIDFDDF; encoded by the coding sequence ATGGAAAGAAAAACTAATTATAATCCTGAATCAAAAGAAAGTTTAAATGATAGAAGAGTTTTTGGTGGAAATCCTGATGGGATGATAAATTTCACTAGAATGAAGTATCAATGGGCTTTAAATTTATGGGATATGATGGAAGCGAATACTTGGTTTCCAAGAGAAGTTCAAATGACGCAAGATGCAAAAGATTATAAATATCTGACTCCAGCTGAAAAAAGAATGTATGATTTAGTTTTATCTCAGTTAATCTTTATGGATAGTTTACAAACAAACAATCTAATGGATAATATAAATCCATATATTACAGCTCCTGAAATAAATGCTTGTTTATCTAGACAATCTTATGAAGAAGCAAATCATAGTAAATCATACGCTGTTATGGTTGAATCAATTTCTGATAACACAGATTTAATCTATGATATGTGGAAAAATGATGCTAAATTAAAAGAAAAAAATACTTATATTGCAAGTGTTTATAAAAATCTTTCACATGGAGAATTAACAGATACAAAGTTACTTTTAGCATTGTTTGCTAACCAAATTCTTGAAGGTTTATACTTTTATGCAGGATTTGCAGCAATTTATGCATTAGGTAAATCTGGGAAAATGTTAGGTTCTTCTCAAATGATTAGATTTATTCAAAGAGATGAAGTAACACATTTATTGTTATTCCAAAATATGATAAATAGTGTTAGAAAAGAAAGACCAGATTTGTTTACAGACGAATTGGAAAGAACAGTTAGAGATATGTTCAGAAAAGCTGTTGAACTTGAGTCATCATGGGGGGCTTATATTACTCAAGGTCAAATTTTAGGTTTTACGGATGGAATAATTAGACAATATATTGAATATTTAGCAGATAGAAGACTAGAGGCTGTTGGATATAAACCAGAATATAATGTAAAACATCCAATTCCTTGGGTTGATGGATATGCAAGTTTTAATGACCAAAGAACGAACTTCTTTGAAGGAAATGTTGTAAACTATTCTAAGGGTAGTATAGATTTCGACGATTTTTAA
- the purB gene encoding adenylosuccinate lyase encodes MVERYAREEMSSKWTQEARYAAWLEVEKAAVKAWNKLGLIPDEDCEKIVKNAKFSVERIEEIEAITKHDLIAFNTSVSESLGEESRWFHYGMTSSDAVDTGVALQMRDSLEIIIKDVKMLMESIKKRAEEHKYTLMVGRSHGIHGEPITFGLTLAVWYDEVARHLKNLEDTMEVIVVGQISGAMGNFAHAPLELEEYAMAELGLKPEPCSNQVIHRDRYARLATSLALLASSVEKFAVQVRHLQRTEVYEAEEYFAAGQKGSSAMPHKRNPILTENITGLARMIRAYCIPAMENVALWHERDISHSSTERFWLPDAFITTDFMLHRMNSVIANLTVMPENMMKNLNLTGGLVFSQRVLLELPLQGVSREDAYKIVQRNAMKVWQEIQQGKPTTNDKGESLYLQYLLADDELRKSLSEEKIRECFNFDYYTKNVDKIFNRVFK; translated from the coding sequence ATGGTTGAGAGATATGCAAGAGAAGAGATGAGCTCAAAATGGACTCAAGAAGCAAGATATGCAGCTTGGTTAGAAGTTGAAAAGGCAGCTGTTAAGGCTTGGAACAAGTTAGGTCTTATTCCAGATGAAGATTGCGAAAAAATAGTAAAAAATGCAAAATTTTCTGTGGAGAGAATAGAAGAGATTGAAGCTATTACAAAGCATGACTTAATCGCGTTTAACACAAGTGTATCTGAAAGCTTAGGAGAAGAATCAAGATGGTTCCATTATGGAATGACTAGTTCAGATGCTGTTGATACAGGTGTTGCATTACAAATGAGAGATTCTTTAGAAATCATCATTAAAGATGTGAAAATGCTTATGGAATCTATTAAAAAAAGAGCTGAAGAACACAAATACACTTTAATGGTTGGAAGAAGTCATGGGATTCATGGTGAGCCTATTACTTTTGGACTTACTCTTGCAGTTTGGTATGATGAAGTAGCAAGACATTTAAAAAATCTTGAAGATACTATGGAAGTAATTGTAGTTGGACAAATTAGTGGAGCTATGGGGAATTTCGCTCATGCACCATTAGAACTTGAAGAGTATGCAATGGCTGAGTTAGGACTTAAACCAGAACCTTGTTCTAATCAAGTAATTCATAGAGATAGATATGCAAGACTCGCAACTTCTTTAGCTCTTTTAGCTTCTAGTGTTGAGAAATTTGCTGTACAAGTAAGACATTTACAAAGAACAGAGGTTTATGAAGCTGAGGAGTATTTTGCAGCTGGACAAAAAGGAAGTTCAGCAATGCCACACAAAAGAAATCCTATTTTAACAGAAAATATAACTGGACTTGCAAGAATGATTAGAGCTTATTGTATTCCTGCTATGGAAAATGTAGCTTTATGGCATGAAAGAGATATTTCTCACTCTTCAACAGAAAGATTCTGGTTACCAGATGCATTTATTACAACAGATTTCATGCTTCATAGAATGAATAGTGTAATCGCAAATCTTACAGTTATGCCTGAAAATATGATGAAAAACTTAAATCTAACTGGAGGATTAGTATTCTCTCAAAGAGTTTTATTAGAACTTCCACTTCAAGGTGTAAGTAGAGAAGATGCTTATAAAATAGTTCAAAGAAATGCGATGAAAGTTTGGCAAGAAATCCAACAAGGAAAACCTACTACAAATGACAAAGGAGAATCTTTATATCTTCAATATCTACTAGCAGATGATGAGTTAAGAAAATCTTTAAGCGAAGAAAAAATAAGAGAGTGTTTTAATTTTGATTATTACACAAAAAATGTAGATAAAATTTTTAACAGAGTTTTTAAATAA
- a CDS encoding peptidylprolyl isomerase has protein sequence MNKLLLSLFIGSTLLCAAPNGIAIIVNDEPITIYDIERTMSVNKITKNEAVSYLIDKALYDQQVEKYNISADVFEINDYIEKLANSNGMDVYTFKSIVKQEYPNYEAFENEAKNAVIRQKLIQQIVKGQLAVATDEDMELYYEKNKNKYSSAKNFEVIQYVSKNKSSLNQIIQNPMMNPADVTKSTLNLDATTLPPQFQYILNNTKNSAFTPIFTADKNFVTMFISNRSGTTTQSFEAAKAKIFNDIMMQREQAFLKEHFEKQKLTADIKVLR, from the coding sequence ATGAATAAACTTCTACTATCTCTATTTATTGGTTCAACACTATTATGTGCAGCGCCAAATGGTATTGCAATTATAGTAAATGACGAACCAATTACAATTTACGATATTGAAAGAACAATGTCAGTAAATAAAATTACAAAGAATGAGGCTGTTAGTTATCTAATAGACAAAGCACTTTATGATCAACAAGTTGAGAAATATAATATATCAGCAGATGTTTTTGAAATAAATGACTATATTGAAAAACTTGCAAATTCAAATGGTATGGATGTTTATACATTTAAATCTATAGTAAAACAAGAGTACCCTAATTATGAAGCTTTTGAGAATGAAGCAAAAAATGCTGTAATTAGACAAAAACTAATTCAACAAATTGTAAAAGGTCAATTAGCAGTTGCAACTGATGAAGATATGGAGTTATACTATGAAAAAAATAAAAATAAATATTCAAGTGCAAAAAATTTTGAAGTAATTCAATATGTTTCAAAAAATAAAAGTAGCTTAAATCAAATTATTCAAAATCCAATGATGAATCCAGCTGATGTAACAAAATCAACATTGAATTTAGATGCTACAACTCTTCCTCCTCAGTTTCAATATATTTTAAATAATACAAAAAATAGTGCTTTTACACCAATTTTTACTGCTGATAAAAATTTTGTTACTATGTTTATATCAAATAGAAGTGGAACAACAACTCAATCTTTTGAAGCGGCTAAAGCAAAAATATTTAACGATATTATGATGCAAAGAGAACAGGCATTTTTAAAAGAACATTTTGAAAAACAAAAATTAACAGCAGATATTAAAGTATTAAGATAA